A genomic window from Osmia bicornis bicornis chromosome 6, iOsmBic2.1, whole genome shotgun sequence includes:
- the LOC114879911 gene encoding 60S acidic ribosomal protein P1 → MNTKAELACIYSALILVDDDVAVTGEKIQTILKAANVEVESYWPGLFAKALEGVNIKELITNIGSGVGSAPAAAPAAAAPASAEAAPAKEEKKKEEPEEESDDDMGFGLFD, encoded by the exons ATGAATACCAAAGCTGAACTCGCGTGCATTTACTCGGCATTAATCCTTGTCGATGATGATGTCGCTGTAACT GGTGAAAAGATCCAAACAATTTTGAAAGCTGCCAATGTTGAAGTGGAATCTTACTGGCCTGGACTTTTTGCTAAGGCTTTGGAAGgtgtaaatataaaagaacTCATCACAAACATTGGATCAGGAGTTGGAAGTGCACCTGCAGCAG CTCCAGCAGCTGCAGCACCTGCTAGTGCAGAAGCTGCACcagcaaaagaagaaaagaagaaagaagaaccTGAAGAAGAATCAGATGATGATATGGGCTTTG GTTTATTTGACTAA
- the LOC114879908 gene encoding protein SYS1 homolog, which produces MNNISGQFRKTVWDPFLIISQIIAVQTVMYFCLGLWIWIVASLIGTTKSLDYAFHYKEIHVRDFAGQFIIVIFVLNALIGAFALWWLVQRTKQCMDFACTAHLIHLLCCWAYNASFPSTFSWWCLNIVSLSIMCVCGEFLCMKTELQAIPLGMNNQKTAL; this is translated from the coding sequence ATGAATAATATTTCTGGACAATTTCGTAAAACAGTATGGGATCCATTTCTTATAATATCTCAAATAATTGCTGTTCAAACTGTTATGTATTTTTGCCTTGGGCTATGGATTTGGATTGTTGCTTCTCTTATAGGGACAACAAAGTCATTGGACTATGCTTTTCATTATAAGGAAATACATGTTAGAGACTTTGCTGGCCAAtttataatagtaatatttgttttaaatgCATTAATTGGAGCATTTGCATTATGGTGGTTAGTGCAAAGAACAAAACAGTGTATGGACTTTGCTTGCACAGCACATCTGATACATTTGTTATGCTGTTGGGCATACAATGCAAGTTTTCCTTCAACTTTTAGTTGGTGGTGTTTAAATATTGTATCTTTAAGTATAATGTGTGTTTGTGGTGAATTTCTTTGTATGAAAACAGAATTACAAGCAATACCATTAGGTATGAATAATCAAAAGACAGCTCTGTAA
- the LOC114879910 gene encoding NADH dehydrogenase [ubiquinone] iron-sulfur protein 6, mitochondrial encodes MANLKVVRLLEACNKQNKVNFINIITRNVESKAPATAKQVTHTGQVFDDDDYRNVRFINRQKEVNENWAIKLIDEVPPEPAKDRIVSCNGGGGPLGHPKVYINLDKPGNHTCGYCGLRFYKEDHH; translated from the exons ATGGCGAATCTAAAAGTTGTTAGGTTGCTCGAAGCTTGCaacaaacaaaataaagttaatttcataaatataataacaagAAATGTAGAAAGTAAAGCTCCGGCTACTGCTAAGCAAGTAACTCATACTGGTCAG gTGTTTGATGACGATGATTATCGCAATGTAAGATTCATAAATAGACAAAAGGAAGTTAATGAGAACTGGGCTATTAAATTAATAGACGAAGTTCCTCCTGAACCTGCAAAGGACAGAATTGTATCTTGTAATGGTGGTGGTGGACCCTTGGGACATCCAAAAGTTTATATTAACTTG GATAAGCCTGGTAACCATACTTGTGGATATTGTGGCTTAAGATTTTACAAAGAAGATCATCATTAG
- the LOC114879907 gene encoding uncharacterized protein LOC114879907, with protein MRHETDVNITRVTCSELRCKSKVGKMQLWDFVRNIFGGGNSKEPPITGYFDHQNNDNFINPIWQDDENAYNIRPFGESNRFNIFSDPLQMAHHFISQIDHMLSDHVFDKFMFGFGNEGQNIFTDAFPFASPPNENLRDKMLKSPNHDMLSQPALKLDTDLDGKITPDNFSNVWDKQNEPNSEELRPFTRITGRSVMKEYVRGPDGIIKQKQVIRDHEGNEETIISEKAGEKMYTVVIKKDKNGVETKTENFYNTNESDLTDGKDLLLKNDPTFNHFNVNLFLWKNFFNPNPKL; from the exons ATGAGACACGAGACTGACGTAAATATAACGCGAGTTACATGCAGCGAGTTACGTTGTAAAAGTAAAGTTGGAAAAATGCAGCTGTGGGATTTTGTTCGTAATATTTTTGGTGGAGGAAATTCCAAGGAACCTCCCATAACTGg ATATTTTGATCATCAAAATAATGACAATTTCATAAATCCAATTTGGCAAGATGATGAAAATGCATACAACATTAG ACCATTTGGAGAAAGCAATCGCTTCAATATCTTTAGTGATCCATTGCAAATGGCACATCACTTTATATCCCAAATAGATCATATGTTAAGCGATCATGTTTTTGATAAGTTCATGTTTGGCTTTGGTAATGAag GACAGAATATATTTACAGATGCATTTCCATTTGCATCTCCACCTAATGAGAATTTACGtgataaaatgttaaaatcaCCCAATCATGATATGTTAAGTCAACCAGCACTTAAGTTAGATACAGATTTAGATGGAAA GATTACTCcagataatttttcaaatgtttgGGATAAGCAAAATGAACCAAATTCAGAAGAGCTTAGACCATTTACACGCATAACTGGAAGATCTGTAATGAAAGAATATGTAAGGGGACCTGATGGGATTATAAAGCAAAAGCAAGTAATTCGAGACCATGAAGGAAATGAGGAAACAATTATATCAGAAAAAGCTGGTGAAAAAATGTACACTGTTGTTAtaaaaaaggataaaaatgGAGTAGAAACGAAAACcgaaaatttttacaatacaAATGAAA GTGATTTGACAGATGGAAAGGAcctgttattgaaaaatgaccccactttcaatcattttaatgtaaatttatttctatgGAAAAACTTCTTCAATCCTAAcccaaaattataa